A genome region from Pirellulales bacterium includes the following:
- the rplN gene encoding 50S ribosomal protein L14 — protein sequence MIQMQTRLTVADNTGAKEVMCFKVLGGSKRRTAGLGDVIVCSVKTVIPGSEVKKKAVVKAVIVRCKKPTRRTDGSYVRFDNNAVVLIDNEQNPRGTRIFGAVARELRDRNFMKIVSLASEVV from the coding sequence ATGATCCAAATGCAGACTCGGCTCACCGTGGCCGACAACACCGGCGCGAAGGAAGTGATGTGCTTCAAGGTGCTCGGCGGCAGCAAGCGCCGCACGGCCGGCCTGGGAGACGTCATCGTGTGCAGCGTCAAAACCGTCATTCCCGGCAGCGAAGTCAAGAAGAAGGCCGTCGTGAAGGCGGTGATCGTTCGCTGCAAGAAGCCGACCCGCCGCACCGACGGCAGCTACGTCCGATTCGACAACAACGCCGTCGTCTTGATCGACAACGAACAGAATCCGCGCGGGACGCGCATTTTCGGCGCGGTTGCCCGCGAGCTGCGCGACCGCAATTTCATGAAAATCGTCAGCCTCGCCAGCGAGGTGGTTTGA
- the rplX gene encoding 50S ribosomal protein L24 → MHIRANDIVEVIAGFDRGTRAKVLRVLIEERKIVVEGVNRVYKHVRRSQKNPRGGRLFKEMPVSISNVMLVCPACSRPTRTGARLHDDGSKHRVCKRKTCGKEIGQLSPPREKNRKKPATAKA, encoded by the coding sequence ATGCACATTCGCGCCAACGACATCGTGGAAGTGATCGCCGGCTTCGATCGGGGGACGCGAGCGAAAGTGTTGCGCGTGCTGATCGAGGAGCGGAAAATCGTCGTCGAAGGGGTCAATCGGGTCTACAAGCACGTGCGGCGCAGCCAGAAGAACCCTCGGGGCGGGCGATTGTTCAAGGAAATGCCGGTTTCGATCTCCAACGTGATGCTCGTGTGCCCGGCGTGCAGCCGGCCGACTCGCACGGGCGCCCGGTTGCACGACGACGGCAGCAAGCATCGCGTGTGCAAGCGGAAGACGTGCGGCAAGGAGATAGGACAGCTTTCCCCGCCGCGCGAAAAGAACCGGAAAAAGCCGGCCACTGCCAAGGCGTAA